The following proteins are co-located in the Solanum pennellii chromosome 1, SPENNV200 genome:
- the LOC107007985 gene encoding uncharacterized protein LOC107007985, with protein sequence MVDHHTSTMAASPNSSISCSEKKHWWISNRKIVDKYIKDAKFLIATQEPNEIASAVNLLDAALALLPRFELALELKARSLLYLRRFKDVADMLQDYIPSLKMTVDETSSSSTSSSGSSDNSSTQFSRERMKLLSSGSGSPGRDEPGFKCFSVSDLKKKVMAGIYKNCDKEGQWRYLVLGQACCHLGLMEDAMVLLQTGKRIATDAFRRESICWSDDSFSFAKFPISGEPGIGNSQPPKTESESISQLLSHIKLLLRRKTAAIAALDAGLYSEAIRHFSKIVDGRRGAPQGFLAECYVHRASAYRSSGRIAEAIADCNRTLALDPSCIDALRTRAALFEAIRCLPDSLHDLEHLKLLYNSILRDRKLPGPVWKRQCVQYREIPGRLCSLGAKMQELKQRVASGEMMNVDNYALIGLRRGCSRSELERAHLLLTLRHKPDKSTSFVERCEFADEKDVDSIRDRAKLSSLLLYRLIQKGYTKLMTTIIDEEAAEKQRTKAAAALQAMQQQQQQVQQTQELQQSRAEPISNAASRRALEAAASSNTTSRVPPKAAANTTPSCNNSRAESKVVVSTSTNASSLQGVFCRDLAIVGNLLSQAGTGFNRPIPMKYEALSC encoded by the exons ATGGTTGATCATCATACATCAACCATGGCTGCCTCTCCTAATTCTTCTATTTCTTGTTCTGAAAAGAAACATTGGTGGATTAGCAATCGAAAg AttgttgataaatatattaaagatgCGAAATTTCTCATTGCTACTCAAGAACCCAACGAGATTGCTTCTGCTGTTAATCTTCTCGACGCTGCTCTTGCTCTGTTACCTCGTTTTGAGTTAGCCCTTGAGTTAAAAGCTCGATCTTTACTCTATCTCCGGCGATTCAAAGACGTCGCCGATATGCTACAAGACTACATTCCCAGTCTGAAAATGACCGTCGATGAGACATCATCGTCGTCGACTTCGTCATCTGGGTCGTCGGATAACTCATCCACACAGTTCTCGAGAGAGAGAATGAAGCTACTTTCGTCTGGTAGTGGGTCACCGGGTCGTGATGAACCCGGGTTCAAGTGCTTTTCCGTTTCcgatttgaagaagaaagttaTGGCCGGAATCTACAAGAACTGTGATaaagaagggcaatggag gTACTTGGTTCTTGGTCAGGCTTGTTGCCATTTGGGTCTAATGGAAGATGCAATGGTACTCTTACAGACCGGTAAACGCATTGCTACGGATGCATTCCGTCGCGAAAGCATTTGCTGGTCGGATGATAGTTTTTCATTTGCTAAATTTCCAATCTCCGGTGAACCGGGCATTGGAAATAGCCAGCCTCCTAAAACGGAGTCGGAGAGCATTTCTCAACTACTCAGCCATATCAAGCTCTTGCTTCGTCGAAAGACAGCTGCAATTGCAGCTCTTGATGCAGGTCTTTATTCAGAAGCTATAagacatttttctaaaattgtgGATGGTCGTCGTGGGGCTCCACAAGGGTTTTTGGCTGAATGTTACGTGCATAGGGCTTCAGCATATCGATCTTCTGGTCGAATTGCTGAGGCGATTGCTGATTGTAATCGAACATTAGCATTAGACCCTTCTTGCATCGATGCTCTTAGGACTAGAGCTGCTTTGTTTGAAGCTATTCGATGCTTGCCCGACAGTCTTCACGATCTTGAACATTTGAAACTGTTGTATAATTCAATTCTACGGGATAGGAAATTACCTGGACCTGTATGGAAGCGTCAATGTGTACAATACAGGGAGATTCCAGGGAGGCTTTGTTCTTTGGGTGCCAAAATGCAAGAACTGAAGCAGAGAGTTGCTTCTGGTGAAATGATGAATGTAGATAACTACGCGTTGATTGGTTTGAGACGGGGTTGTTCAAGATCTGAATTGGAAAGAGCACATCTTTTGCTCACTTTAAGACACAAACCTGATAAATCAACAAGTTTTGTGGAGAGGTGTGAGTTTGCGGATGAGAAGGATGTTGATTCTATAAGGGATCGCGCAAAATTGTCTTCCTTGCTATTGTATCGATTGATCCAGAAAGGTTATACAAAATTAATGACAACAATCATCGATGAAGAAGCTGCTGAGAAACAGAGAACTAAGGCAGCAGCTGCACTACAAGCAatgcagcagcagcaacaacaagttcAGCAAACTCAAGAACTACAACAATCTCGAGCTGAACCAATCAGCAATGCAGCATCACGAAGAGCATTAGAGGCTGCTGCTTCGTCGAATACTACATCAAGAGTACCTCCAAAGGCTGCTGCTAATACTACACCATCATGTAACAACAGCAGGGCAGAAAGCAAAGTGGTGGTATCAACCTCAACAAATGCATCTTCACTTCAAGGTGTGTTCTGTAGAGACCTTGCAATTGTTGGAAATCTCTTGTCTCAAGCAGGAACCGGGTTTAATCGCCCTATTCCTATGAAATATGAGGCACTGAGCTGCTAA